A genomic stretch from Hymenobacter psoromatis includes:
- a CDS encoding phytoene dehydrogenase — MPTAVVIGAGFAGLSAATTLAQAGWHVTLLEKNSGPGGRARVFEAQGFTFDMGPSWYWMPGVFEQYFEKFGKKVADYYELVRLDPSYQVIFEGDDAVDIPASMAELRQLFEGLEPGSAGRLDAFLAQAKYKYEVGINKFVHLPSRSVTEFIDWEIISGAVRLDLLQSMAKHARKFFSHPKLLKLIEFPVLFLGATPENTPALYSLMNYADLALGTWYPKGGMHQIVRGMVALAQEQGVGIEYDQEVREIVVENGHATGVRTATGFWPADAVVAGADYHHIEQQVLAPEYRHYSPAYWDSRTMAPSSLLFYLGVNRKLDRLRHHNLFFDEDFSQHAHEIYEAPQWPSRPLFYASVPSKTDPTVAPEGQENLFLLVPVAPDLDDPEATREKYYNLLMNRLEKHCGHSIREHVIYKRSYAHRDFVVDYHSFKGNAYGLANTLKQTAILKPALKSKKVDNLYFTGQLTVPGPGVPPSLISGQVVAGEVLKEIKK, encoded by the coding sequence ATTCCTACCGCCGTTGTTATTGGTGCCGGCTTCGCTGGCCTCTCGGCCGCTACCACGCTGGCCCAGGCCGGCTGGCACGTAACGTTGCTGGAAAAGAACAGCGGCCCCGGCGGCCGGGCGCGGGTGTTTGAGGCCCAGGGCTTTACCTTCGACATGGGCCCGAGTTGGTACTGGATGCCGGGGGTGTTTGAGCAATACTTCGAAAAATTCGGCAAAAAAGTGGCCGATTACTACGAATTGGTGCGCCTCGACCCTTCCTACCAGGTCATCTTCGAGGGCGATGACGCGGTGGATATTCCAGCCAGCATGGCCGAGCTGCGGCAGCTGTTCGAAGGCCTGGAGCCCGGCAGCGCGGGGCGGCTCGATGCCTTTCTGGCGCAGGCCAAGTACAAGTACGAGGTTGGCATCAACAAATTCGTGCATTTGCCCAGCCGCTCAGTTACCGAGTTTATCGATTGGGAAATCATCAGCGGAGCCGTGCGCCTCGACCTGCTGCAAAGCATGGCCAAGCACGCCCGTAAGTTTTTCAGCCATCCCAAGCTGCTGAAGCTCATCGAGTTTCCGGTGTTGTTTCTGGGCGCTACCCCGGAGAACACGCCTGCCCTCTACTCGCTCATGAACTACGCCGACCTGGCCCTCGGCACCTGGTATCCCAAGGGTGGCATGCACCAGATAGTGCGCGGCATGGTCGCCCTGGCCCAGGAGCAGGGAGTAGGGATAGAATATGACCAGGAAGTGCGCGAAATCGTGGTCGAGAACGGCCACGCCACCGGCGTGCGCACCGCCACCGGCTTCTGGCCTGCTGATGCCGTAGTGGCCGGAGCCGACTACCATCACATTGAGCAGCAAGTGCTTGCACCGGAGTATCGGCACTATTCGCCCGCCTATTGGGACTCGCGCACGATGGCCCCGTCGTCGCTGCTGTTCTACCTGGGTGTGAACCGCAAGCTGGACCGGCTACGGCACCACAACCTGTTTTTTGACGAGGATTTCAGCCAGCACGCGCACGAGATTTACGAAGCGCCGCAGTGGCCCAGCCGGCCGCTATTCTACGCCTCGGTTCCCAGCAAAACTGACCCCACAGTGGCCCCCGAAGGCCAGGAAAACCTGTTTTTGCTCGTGCCCGTCGCCCCCGACCTCGACGACCCCGAGGCCACTCGCGAAAAGTATTACAACCTATTAATGAACCGGCTTGAAAAGCATTGCGGCCATTCCATTCGGGAGCACGTTATTTATAAGCGCAGCTATGCCCACCGCGATTTCGTGGTCGACTATCACTCTTTCAAAGGCAACGCCTACGGCCTGGCGAATACCCTTAAACAGACCGCCATTCTCAAACCTGCGTTAAAGAGTAAAAAGGTTGATAATTTGTATTTTACGGGTCAGCTTACCGTGCCGGGGCCAGGCGTGCCGCCCTCGCTCATCTCGGGCCAGGTAGTGGCGGGCGAAGTTTTGAAGGAAATTAAAAAGTAA
- a CDS encoding fatty acid hydroxylase, with protein MNPITAISVTLATFAFMEFWAWFMHKFVQHGPLWVLHRSHHVRPSPRPFERNDWFFVIYGAISAVLFVTGDDGQRWWFWVGVGIAAYGTVYFFVHDGLIHGRLPFWKKTDSVYLRALNMAHKMHHKTQGRDHSQEFGLLWVSPKYLRLARQQAVRKGS; from the coding sequence ATGAATCCTATTACCGCCATTTCTGTCACCCTCGCCACCTTCGCCTTCATGGAATTTTGGGCGTGGTTCATGCACAAATTTGTGCAGCATGGGCCGCTGTGGGTGCTGCACCGCTCGCACCACGTGCGGCCCAGCCCTCGCCCGTTTGAGCGAAACGACTGGTTCTTTGTGATTTATGGGGCTATTTCGGCAGTGTTGTTCGTCACCGGCGACGATGGGCAGCGGTGGTGGTTCTGGGTGGGGGTAGGGATTGCCGCCTACGGCACGGTGTATTTTTTCGTGCACGACGGCCTCATTCACGGTCGCCTGCCATTCTGGAAAAAGACCGATAGCGTGTATCTGCGCGCCCTCAACATGGCCCACAAAATGCACCACAAAACCCAGGGCCGCGACCACTCGCAGGAATTTGGCCTGCTCTGGGTGTCGCCCAAATACCTGCGGCTGGCCCGCCAGCAAGCCGTCCGCAAAGGTTCCTAG
- a CDS encoding RNA polymerase subunit sigma produces the protein MTSLEFTSQVQKISSALRPVAMNLTRDADDAKDLVQETLLKALLNKDKFKAGTNLKAWLYTIMRNTFINNYNKITKRSSNIDSTEYFQYFNTDENYITHNGATTDFVVRDINEAIASLGTDYRTPFMMYYIGYKYLEIAEKLQIPIGTVKNRIHIARKDLKAALKVYAPAGPERVSTELEVVEE, from the coding sequence ATGACTTCTCTGGAATTCACCTCCCAAGTGCAGAAAATATCTTCCGCGCTCCGCCCGGTAGCCATGAACCTCACCCGCGACGCGGATGACGCGAAGGACCTGGTGCAGGAAACGCTGCTGAAGGCGCTGCTCAACAAGGACAAGTTTAAAGCGGGTACCAACTTGAAGGCGTGGTTGTACACCATCATGCGCAACACCTTCATCAACAACTATAACAAGATAACCAAACGTAGTTCCAACATCGATTCGACGGAGTATTTTCAGTATTTCAACACCGACGAGAACTACATCACGCACAACGGCGCGACCACCGATTTCGTGGTGCGCGACATCAACGAGGCTATTGCCAGCCTGGGCACCGACTACCGCACGCCCTTCATGATGTACTATATCGGCTACAAATACCTCGAAATCGCCGAGAAGCTGCAAATCCCGATTGGCACCGTGAAAAATCGCATTCACATCGCCCGCAAAGACCTCAAGGCCGCCCTGAAAGTGTACGCGCCTGCCGGGCCGGAGCGCGTCAGCACTGAATTAGAAGTGGTTGAGGAATAG
- a CDS encoding GNAT family acetyltransferase, with the protein MLTVHQITDLRDLDAAFTIREKVFVGEQNVPAEAEYDAHDRAATTRHYLAQVDGQPAGAARWRPTENGVKLERFAVLPAFRNQGVGEALVHQVLADVQTQAPDAAQVYLHAQLRAIPLYERTGFHKVGEMFEECDIQHYRMVRG; encoded by the coding sequence ATGCTGACCGTTCACCAAATCACCGACCTGCGCGACCTCGACGCCGCCTTTACCATCCGCGAAAAAGTATTCGTGGGCGAGCAAAACGTGCCCGCCGAGGCCGAGTACGATGCCCACGACCGCGCCGCTACCACCCGCCACTACCTGGCCCAGGTAGATGGCCAGCCCGCCGGGGCCGCCCGCTGGCGGCCCACCGAAAACGGCGTGAAGCTGGAGCGCTTCGCCGTGCTACCCGCCTTCCGCAACCAAGGCGTGGGTGAAGCCCTGGTTCACCAAGTGCTGGCCGACGTACAAACCCAAGCCCCCGACGCGGCCCAGGTGTACCTGCACGCGCAATTGCGCGCCATCCCGCTCTACGAGCGCACGGGCTTTCACAAAGTGGGGGAGATGTTTGAGGAGTGCGATATTCAGCATTACCGGATGGTGCGGGGGTAG
- a CDS encoding methylglutaconyl-CoA hydratase: MTDLSPELDTLRFLQYEVQDRLAYITLNRPAKRNALSANVVTELKQSFEQAETDDKVKVIILRAAGEVFCAGADLKYLQELQDNTYQENLADSTHLMQLFHQIYTLKKLVIGQVQGHALAGGCGLATLCDITFAVPEAKFGYTEVKIGFLPAVVSVFLVRRIGEARTKQLLLSGDTITAQQALDYGLITFIAEPDQLADTVRDYALRLARENSGHSIEITKEILARLPELALEDGLRYAAERNAAARASDDCRRGIAAFLNKEKLDW; this comes from the coding sequence ATGACTGACCTCTCGCCCGAACTCGATACGCTGCGCTTTCTGCAATACGAAGTGCAGGACCGCCTCGCCTATATCACGCTCAATCGCCCCGCTAAGCGCAACGCGCTTAGTGCCAATGTAGTAACGGAATTGAAGCAGTCCTTCGAGCAGGCTGAAACCGACGATAAGGTAAAAGTTATCATCCTGCGCGCTGCCGGCGAGGTGTTCTGCGCCGGGGCCGACCTCAAGTATCTGCAAGAGCTGCAAGACAATACGTACCAGGAAAACCTGGCCGACAGCACGCACCTCATGCAGCTCTTTCACCAGATTTATACGCTTAAAAAGCTGGTAATTGGGCAGGTGCAGGGCCACGCGCTGGCCGGCGGCTGCGGCCTGGCCACGCTCTGCGACATCACCTTTGCCGTGCCCGAGGCCAAATTTGGCTACACTGAAGTCAAGATTGGCTTCCTGCCCGCCGTGGTCAGCGTGTTCCTGGTGCGCCGCATCGGCGAGGCCCGCACCAAGCAGCTGCTGCTGAGCGGCGACACCATCACGGCTCAGCAAGCTCTTGACTATGGGCTCATTACGTTTATTGCTGAGCCCGACCAACTGGCCGACACCGTGCGCGACTACGCCCTACGCCTGGCCCGCGAAAACTCGGGCCACAGCATCGAAATCACCAAAGAAATCCTGGCGCGCCTGCCCGAGCTGGCCCTCGAAGACGGCCTGCGCTATGCCGCCGAGCGCAACGCCGCCGCCCGCGCCTCCGACGACTGCCGCCGCGGCATTGCCGCGTTTTTGAACAAAGAAAAGCTGGATTGGTAA